From one Plantibacter flavus genomic stretch:
- the dnaB gene encoding replicative DNA helicase produces the protein MAHLNRSEGGGSYDEPRGNERVPPHDLLAEQSALGGMLLSKDAVADVVETLRGVDFYIPKHEVIYDALLTLYSHGEPTDVITVTDELVKTGELSRAGGADYLHTLTSLVPTAANAGYYARIVAERALLRRLVEAGTRIVQMGYAAEGEAVELVNSAQAEIYAVSGNQEVEDYVPLTDAVSAAIDEIEAAKHTDGSMTGVPTGFRELDELTNGLHPGQLIIVAARPAIGKSTLALDFARAASVHYNQPSIFFSLEMGRSEIAMRLMSAEASVPLQLMRKGTVDSQDWTKIAQVRGRINDAPLYIDDSPNMTLVEIRAKCRRLKQRVGLKMVVIDYLQLLTSGKRVESRQQEVSEFSRALKLMAKELQVPVIALSQLNRGAEQRADKMPALSDLRESGSIEQDADMVVLLHRESAYEKDSPRAGEADLIIAKHRNGPTRTITVGFHGHFSRFADMAPGM, from the coding sequence ATCGCTCACCTCAACCGCTCCGAAGGTGGCGGTTCGTACGACGAGCCGCGCGGCAACGAGCGGGTCCCTCCGCACGACCTCCTCGCCGAGCAGAGTGCACTCGGCGGCATGCTGCTGTCGAAGGACGCGGTCGCCGATGTGGTCGAGACGCTCCGTGGTGTGGACTTCTACATCCCCAAGCACGAGGTCATCTACGACGCCCTGCTGACGCTGTACTCGCACGGTGAGCCCACCGACGTCATCACCGTGACCGACGAGCTCGTCAAGACGGGTGAGCTGTCCCGTGCCGGTGGCGCGGACTACCTCCACACGCTGACGAGTCTCGTGCCGACCGCGGCGAACGCCGGCTACTACGCCCGCATCGTCGCGGAGCGCGCACTGCTGCGTCGTCTCGTCGAGGCCGGCACCCGCATCGTGCAGATGGGGTACGCCGCCGAGGGTGAGGCCGTCGAGCTCGTCAACTCCGCTCAGGCCGAGATCTACGCCGTCTCGGGCAACCAGGAGGTCGAGGACTATGTCCCGCTGACCGACGCGGTGAGTGCGGCGATCGACGAGATCGAGGCCGCCAAGCACACCGACGGTTCCATGACCGGCGTGCCGACGGGCTTCCGCGAGCTCGACGAACTGACGAACGGGCTGCACCCGGGTCAGCTCATCATCGTCGCCGCCCGACCCGCTATCGGTAAGTCCACGCTCGCGCTCGACTTCGCCCGTGCCGCCTCGGTCCACTACAACCAGCCGTCGATCTTCTTCTCGCTCGAGATGGGGCGCAGTGAGATCGCAATGCGTCTCATGAGTGCTGAGGCGTCCGTGCCGCTGCAGCTCATGCGTAAGGGAACCGTCGACTCGCAGGACTGGACGAAAATCGCGCAGGTGCGCGGACGCATCAACGACGCTCCGCTCTACATCGACGACAGCCCGAACATGACGCTCGTCGAGATCCGTGCGAAGTGCCGTCGACTCAAGCAGCGTGTGGGCCTGAAGATGGTCGTCATCGACTACCTGCAGCTGCTGACGTCCGGTAAGCGTGTCGAGAGCCGTCAGCAGGAGGTCTCGGAGTTCTCCCGTGCGCTGAAGCTCATGGCGAAGGAGCTCCAGGTCCCCGTCATCGCGCTGTCGCAGCTGAACCGTGGTGCTGAGCAGCGGGCCGACAAGATGCCGGCGCTTTCCGACCTCCGTGAGTCGGGCTCGATCGAGCAGGACGCCGACATGGTGGTCCTCCTGCACCGCGAGTCCGCGTACGAGAAGGACAGCCCGCGAGCCGGCGAGGCCGACCTGATCATCGCCAAGCACCGGAACG